The following proteins are co-located in the Flectobacillus major DSM 103 genome:
- a CDS encoding GSCFA domain-containing protein, whose amino-acid sequence MEFRTNIKLKKSANQLSLQSRVLTIGSCFAEVVGNQLSHYKIQTQVNPFGTLFNPMSIFKLLNKQYTQADERLFVQHSQTWFHYDFHSQFFGSTQEELRTQLNTFLSHQSLAQYDYLLITFGTSFVYKMLTYPTYVANCHKMPASLFEKDLLSVKSICKGFAELNQQLLAINPDLKIIITVSPVRHTKDGIPENQLSKSILRTACHYLSTDYPNVEYFPSYEIMMDDLRDYRFYKADMIHPNEVAEQYIFEQFAKVYFNEELHKFVPKWQQIQRALAHKPFNSQSEAHQKFLKNLLDELNSISHLVDISLEKYMVEKQLL is encoded by the coding sequence ATGGAATTCAGAACCAATATCAAGCTCAAGAAATCGGCCAATCAACTTTCATTGCAGTCGCGTGTGCTAACAATCGGCTCGTGTTTTGCCGAAGTCGTTGGAAATCAATTGAGCCATTACAAAATACAGACACAGGTCAATCCTTTTGGTACTTTGTTCAATCCTATGTCTATTTTCAAATTACTCAATAAGCAATACACACAGGCCGACGAGCGGTTATTTGTCCAGCATTCGCAAACTTGGTTTCATTATGACTTTCATTCGCAGTTTTTTGGTTCTACACAAGAAGAACTACGCACCCAACTAAATACTTTTTTGAGCCATCAATCCTTAGCTCAGTACGACTACCTGTTGATTACTTTTGGTACATCGTTTGTTTACAAAATGTTGACATACCCGACGTATGTGGCCAACTGCCACAAAATGCCAGCCTCATTATTTGAAAAAGACCTCCTTAGTGTCAAGAGTATCTGTAAAGGTTTTGCCGAGCTTAACCAACAGTTATTGGCTATCAATCCTGATCTAAAGATTATCATTACGGTGTCGCCTGTTCGACATACCAAAGACGGTATTCCCGAAAATCAACTATCAAAATCTATCCTCCGAACAGCCTGTCATTACTTGAGTACCGACTACCCTAATGTTGAATATTTCCCTTCTTACGAAATAATGATGGACGATTTGCGTGATTATCGTTTTTATAAAGCCGATATGATTCATCCTAATGAAGTAGCTGAGCAGTATATTTTTGAGCAGTTTGCGAAGGTTTATTTCAATGAAGAGCTTCACAAATTTGTACCAAAATGGCAGCAAATTCAGCGAGCTTTAGCTCATAAGCCTTTCAATAGCCAGTCTGAGGCTCATCAAAAATTTCTTAAAAATCTTCTTGATGAACTTAACTCGATAAGTCATTTGGTAGATATTTCTTTGGAGAAATACATGGTAGAAAAACAGCTATTATAA
- a CDS encoding TonB-dependent receptor plug domain-containing protein: MFKFLGVLSCIFCFVSAAIAQEQANQNLDEVIVTANKVSQKQIQTGKVLTVISKEILERNSGKTLTELLNQQGGLQVVGSQQSLGSNQEISIRGMSNGYALVLIDGVPLNDPSTIGNYFDLNLVSIDQIERIEILKGGQSTLYGSDAVAGVVNIIRKKNTDKSYAVGANLTAGSFGTWKGALSIDGALSKKLDYSVNYTKLYSKGFSQASTKTGENTNEKDSFNQDAFRVQSNQKWTEQFSSKIYYTHETYRADIDNGSFSDDKDFVATSKSDQLGIGAIYALKSLTWYFNTHLNTIKRSYINDSSFVAPDAFDKYSKSIYQAKTNFFELYTSLNLTKKANLLIGTDYRRQNMNESYFSVSEYGPYQQPELSDDLAKINIWSAYSSLSLTQLGIFGAEIGGRYNKHSLYGTNFTYTINPYILLNQQVKVLTNISSSFKAPTLYQLYSPYGNLDLKPEKSTTLEAGVQLFSKDQKSYIRAVYFNTKVNDVIIFQSINVDPYGQYINFNQQSSRGLELDAKAQWRKWSLSANYTHQIGELTTRLASGKDTTYQNLIRRPNNAMNIVLGHQLSSKLVINATVRMIGKRKDNYYDNDVFKVVSLDLKAYHLLDLYAEYKFDKNWKIFADVRNVFDTSFVEVTGYQSRKFNATVGLSINLSK; the protein is encoded by the coding sequence ATGTTTAAATTTTTAGGTGTTCTTTCTTGTATTTTTTGTTTTGTATCGGCAGCAATAGCCCAAGAACAAGCCAATCAAAACCTCGACGAAGTAATAGTTACAGCCAATAAGGTATCTCAAAAACAGATACAAACAGGGAAGGTATTGACAGTAATTAGTAAGGAGATATTGGAAAGAAATAGCGGTAAAACCCTCACCGAATTACTTAATCAGCAAGGGGGCTTGCAGGTGGTTGGCTCGCAGCAGAGCTTGGGTTCAAATCAAGAAATTAGCATACGAGGAATGAGTAATGGGTATGCTCTTGTTTTGATAGATGGCGTACCCCTCAACGACCCTTCGACTATTGGCAACTATTTTGATTTGAATTTGGTATCAATCGACCAAATAGAGCGAATCGAAATCCTAAAAGGAGGGCAGTCTACTTTGTATGGCTCGGATGCTGTGGCGGGGGTAGTCAATATTATTCGCAAAAAAAATACCGATAAAAGTTATGCCGTTGGGGCTAATCTGACAGCAGGGAGTTTTGGAACTTGGAAAGGGGCTTTGAGTATCGACGGTGCATTGTCAAAAAAACTAGATTATTCGGTCAACTATACCAAGTTATATTCAAAGGGATTTTCGCAAGCTTCTACCAAAACGGGCGAAAATACCAATGAAAAAGATAGCTTTAATCAGGATGCTTTTAGGGTACAGTCTAATCAAAAATGGACAGAACAATTTAGCTCAAAAATATATTATACCCATGAAACCTATCGTGCCGACATCGACAATGGGTCATTTAGCGACGACAAAGATTTTGTGGCCACCAGCAAAAGTGACCAGTTAGGAATTGGAGCTATTTATGCTTTAAAATCCCTAACATGGTATTTTAATACACATCTCAATACCATCAAAAGAAGCTATATCAACGACTCTAGCTTTGTAGCTCCCGATGCTTTTGACAAATATTCGAAAAGTATTTACCAAGCCAAAACCAATTTTTTTGAATTATATACCTCGTTGAACCTCACGAAAAAAGCCAATTTGTTGATTGGTACAGATTACCGCCGACAAAATATGAATGAAAGCTATTTTTCGGTAAGTGAATATGGGCCTTACCAGCAACCCGAACTATCTGATGATTTGGCTAAAATCAATATCTGGAGTGCCTATTCGTCGTTATCACTAACCCAATTAGGGATTTTTGGGGCCGAAATAGGAGGGCGTTATAACAAACATTCATTGTATGGTACTAATTTTACCTATACTATCAATCCATATATTCTACTAAATCAGCAAGTAAAAGTACTAACCAATATTTCGTCGAGCTTCAAAGCTCCAACGCTTTACCAACTGTATTCTCCTTATGGTAACTTGGATTTAAAACCCGAAAAGTCGACAACATTGGAAGCTGGTGTACAGCTATTTAGCAAAGACCAAAAAAGTTATATCAGAGCGGTTTATTTTAATACCAAAGTAAACGATGTGATTATTTTTCAATCTATCAATGTTGACCCTTATGGACAGTATATTAATTTTAATCAACAATCGAGCCGTGGCTTAGAATTAGATGCCAAGGCACAATGGCGAAAATGGAGCTTGTCGGCCAATTATACACATCAAATAGGCGAATTAACAACTCGATTGGCTTCGGGCAAAGATACAACATACCAAAACCTAATTCGTAGACCCAACAATGCAATGAATATTGTGTTGGGGCATCAGCTTTCTTCTAAGTTAGTTATCAACGCTACGGTTCGAATGATTGGCAAACGAAAAGATAACTATTATGACAACGATGTATTTAAGGTTGTGAGCCTAGATTTGAAAGCCTACCATCTACTCGACCTTTATGCCGAATATAAATTTGATAAAAATTGGAAAATCTTTGCCGATGTCAGAAATGTATTTGACACAAGCTTTGTAGAAGTTACAGGCTACCAATCCCGAAAATTCAATGCTACAGTAGGGCTGAGTATCAACCTGAGTAAATGA
- a CDS encoding Dph6-related ATP pyrophosphatase, whose product MMNLICSWSGGKDSCFALMQMPTKPKVLLNTLNERGDRSRSHGLSKEILMAQARAIGCDIAFIETTWDEYTAKYIHQLQQLTKQYNLTDAVFGDIDLESHRAWEEMVCNEANIQGHLPLWQQDRKELVFKMIDSGLKAIIVSCNAQLGSCFLGKTLNEQTLLELERKGVDVCGENGEFHTLVLDCPLFQQTINVEPVKLLSHNNYHFLELQLLDGYN is encoded by the coding sequence ATGATGAATTTAATATGTTCTTGGTCGGGTGGAAAAGACTCGTGCTTTGCCCTAATGCAAATGCCCACCAAGCCAAAGGTATTGCTCAATACACTCAATGAACGAGGCGACAGGTCTAGATCGCATGGGTTATCTAAAGAAATACTAATGGCTCAGGCAAGAGCAATCGGATGTGATATAGCCTTTATCGAAACAACTTGGGACGAATACACAGCCAAGTATATCCATCAGTTACAGCAACTTACCAAACAATATAATTTGACCGATGCTGTTTTTGGCGATATTGACTTGGAGTCCCATAGAGCTTGGGAAGAAATGGTTTGTAATGAAGCCAATATTCAGGGCCACTTGCCACTATGGCAACAAGACCGTAAAGAATTGGTATTTAAAATGATAGATTCGGGGCTAAAAGCCATTATTGTTTCTTGTAATGCCCAATTGGGATCTTGCTTTTTGGGAAAAACTCTTAACGAACAAACCCTGCTCGAACTAGAAAGAAAAGGAGTAGATGTTTGTGGCGAAAATGGCGAGTTTCATACCCTTGTGTTAGACTGTCCATTATTTCAGCAAACCATAAACGTAGAGCCCGTAAAACTACTTAGTCATAACAATTATCACTTTTTAGAGTTACAACTGTTAGATGGATACAACTAA
- a CDS encoding cysteine-rich CWC family protein: MDTTKPNQCPHCQQGLECKVDEIASCECQKVHLSYEETQIIRKITLERYQGQCLCNNCIEKLKRNILTL; the protein is encoded by the coding sequence ATGGATACAACTAAGCCCAACCAATGCCCACATTGTCAGCAAGGGCTTGAATGTAAAGTAGATGAAATAGCCTCTTGTGAATGTCAAAAAGTACATCTTAGCTACGAAGAAACCCAGATTATCCGAAAAATTACCTTAGAACGATACCAAGGGCAATGCTTGTGTAATAATTGTATAGAAAAATTAAAAAGAAATATTTTAACCCTTTGA
- a CDS encoding PAS domain-containing protein — MCLSTKSSCDTFVEVNRTFPLMIGLEFMRRPAKLREDILLEYDCIVKKYKTYHWNFDLYSFREFIQNPSHAIVITDIHQKIQWVNNGFVSMTGYQAIEALDKTPKFLQGKETRQDVRNQIRQSIAAQKTFSGEIINYRKNGEAYLCYVTIEPIFNRDNQLVNFIAFEEAIEV; from the coding sequence ATGTGTTTAAGTACAAAATCTTCGTGTGACACCTTTGTGGAGGTAAATCGTACTTTTCCATTAATGATTGGTCTTGAATTTATGCGTCGCCCTGCAAAGCTGAGAGAAGATATACTGCTTGAATACGATTGTATTGTGAAGAAATACAAAACATATCACTGGAATTTTGACCTATATTCATTCCGAGAATTTATCCAAAATCCTAGCCATGCTATTGTTATAACAGATATTCACCAAAAAATTCAGTGGGTCAACAACGGCTTTGTAAGTATGACAGGCTATCAGGCTATAGAAGCTTTAGATAAAACACCCAAATTTTTGCAAGGAAAAGAAACAAGGCAAGATGTTAGAAACCAAATAAGGCAGAGTATTGCAGCACAAAAAACCTTTTCTGGAGAAATTATCAACTATCGAAAAAATGGAGAAGCGTATTTGTGTTATGTAACCATCGAGCCGATTTTCAACAGAGATAACCAACTAGTAAATTTTATAGCATTTGAAGAAGCAATTGAGGTATAG
- a CDS encoding MGH1-like glycoside hydrolase domain-containing protein, whose translation MSKTVVSAEKLRLKTRSDNKGWKKWGPYLSERQWGTVREDYSPGQDAWNCVTHDMARSKAYRWGEEGIAGISDNKSYICFALSFWNHNDHILKERFFGLTGNESNHGEDVKELYYYLDSTPTHSYMKMLYKYPQTAFPYAKLVEESRKRSRLEPEYEILDTGVFDKDEYFDIFVEYAKSDEQDILIKVTAHNRSDKPAPITLLPTIWFRNTWCWGYDNFKYKPMLTGVSNKVIEVNNKSVGHYKLYCEKADELLFCENETNFQRLHGVANNTPYPKDGINDYIVNKNKAAINPNNIGTKAAARYTRVVKPGESVTVRLRLSDHSSSEPFGGFEDTVEKRIREANQFYDELQKDVDDPELKMIQRQAYAGMLWTKQWYYYNVNEWIAGDPAMPKPSEHRKFGRNSGWRHMYAANILSMPDKWEYPWFAAWDLAFHTIPLARLDPDFAKRQLAVVLREYYMHPNGQIPAYEWSFSDVNPPVHAWATWKVYEIDKEMNGKGDVNFLERIFHKLLLNFTWWVNLKDEGGNNIFGGGFLGMDNIGVFDRSSTLPTGGRLEQADGTGWMAMYSLNMLRIACEIAVERPVYQDMASKFFEHFLHIAGAMQSMGGSDISLWDEEDQFYYDMLHLPNSQSMLLKIRSMVGLIPLFAVEVLTPEMLEKLPDFKRRVDWVLTNRPDLAGLISRWYESGKGENRLLAILRGHRMKMIMKRMFDENEFLSEHGVRSLSKFHLDNPYQFRVHNEVLRVDYTPAESTGSMFGGNSNWRGPIWMPMNFLLIDSLLKFQSYYGNDYEVEYPTNSGNMVSIKHAALSLADRLIRIFREDENGRRPMYEKYEKMQTDPHFKDLLLFYEYFHGDNGKGLGAAHQTGWTGLVAELILSVTVASKSEIKEVI comes from the coding sequence ATGAGTAAAACAGTAGTAAGTGCAGAAAAACTAAGATTAAAAACACGTTCCGACAACAAAGGATGGAAAAAATGGGGGCCATATTTGTCTGAACGCCAATGGGGTACAGTACGAGAGGACTATTCGCCAGGGCAAGATGCTTGGAACTGTGTCACACACGACATGGCTCGCTCAAAAGCATATCGTTGGGGCGAAGAAGGTATTGCGGGTATCTCAGACAACAAATCATATATCTGTTTTGCATTGTCATTTTGGAATCATAACGACCACATTCTAAAGGAACGTTTTTTTGGCCTAACAGGCAATGAATCCAATCATGGTGAAGATGTCAAGGAGTTGTATTATTACTTGGACTCAACGCCTACGCACTCATATATGAAGATGCTTTATAAGTATCCTCAAACGGCATTTCCTTATGCCAAACTTGTAGAGGAAAGTAGAAAACGTTCAAGGCTAGAACCCGAATACGAAATCCTAGATACGGGTGTATTTGACAAAGACGAGTATTTCGATATTTTTGTAGAATATGCCAAATCGGATGAACAAGATATACTCATAAAAGTAACCGCTCATAATAGAAGCGACAAGCCAGCTCCTATTACTTTGCTTCCAACTATCTGGTTTAGAAATACTTGGTGTTGGGGCTACGACAACTTTAAGTACAAGCCTATGCTTACGGGTGTGTCGAACAAAGTAATTGAAGTCAACAACAAAAGTGTTGGTCATTATAAATTGTACTGTGAAAAAGCCGATGAATTGCTTTTTTGCGAAAACGAAACCAACTTTCAACGCCTTCATGGTGTTGCCAACAACACGCCTTATCCCAAAGATGGCATCAACGATTATATCGTTAATAAAAACAAAGCTGCCATCAATCCCAACAATATTGGTACAAAAGCTGCTGCCCGATACACCAGAGTGGTAAAACCTGGCGAAAGTGTAACTGTGCGTTTGCGTTTATCAGACCATTCAAGCTCAGAACCATTTGGAGGTTTTGAAGATACCGTCGAGAAGAGAATCCGTGAAGCCAATCAGTTTTATGATGAACTACAAAAAGATGTAGATGACCCTGAATTGAAAATGATTCAGCGTCAGGCTTATGCTGGAATGCTCTGGACAAAACAGTGGTATTATTATAATGTAAACGAGTGGATTGCTGGCGACCCAGCCATGCCAAAGCCCTCAGAACACCGTAAGTTTGGTCGAAATTCGGGCTGGCGACACATGTACGCAGCCAACATTCTTTCTATGCCCGACAAGTGGGAATATCCATGGTTTGCTGCATGGGATTTGGCTTTTCACACAATTCCGTTGGCTCGTCTCGACCCCGATTTTGCCAAAAGACAATTAGCCGTTGTTTTGCGTGAATATTATATGCACCCCAATGGCCAAATTCCTGCTTATGAGTGGTCGTTTTCGGATGTAAACCCTCCTGTACACGCTTGGGCTACTTGGAAGGTATATGAAATCGATAAAGAAATGAATGGTAAAGGAGATGTAAATTTCCTTGAAAGAATTTTCCATAAATTATTACTCAACTTTACATGGTGGGTTAATCTCAAGGACGAAGGCGGAAATAATATCTTTGGTGGAGGTTTCCTTGGTATGGATAATATCGGGGTTTTTGACCGTTCGTCAACATTGCCAACAGGAGGGCGTTTGGAACAAGCCGACGGTACAGGCTGGATGGCTATGTATAGCCTCAACATGCTAAGAATTGCCTGCGAAATAGCAGTAGAGCGTCCTGTGTATCAGGATATGGCTTCTAAGTTTTTTGAACACTTCTTACATATTGCAGGAGCGATGCAGTCGATGGGTGGCTCAGATATTAGCCTTTGGGACGAAGAAGACCAGTTTTATTACGATATGCTTCACTTGCCTAACTCGCAAAGTATGTTGTTGAAAATCAGATCGATGGTAGGCTTGATTCCATTGTTTGCTGTTGAGGTTTTGACACCCGAAATGCTGGAGAAATTACCAGATTTCAAGCGTCGTGTCGACTGGGTATTAACTAACCGCCCCGATTTGGCAGGCTTAATTTCTCGTTGGTATGAGTCGGGTAAAGGCGAAAACCGTCTTTTGGCGATTCTTAGAGGTCACCGAATGAAGATGATTATGAAAAGGATGTTTGATGAAAATGAATTTTTATCAGAACATGGTGTTCGTTCTTTGTCGAAATTCCACTTAGATAATCCATACCAATTTAGGGTTCATAACGAAGTCCTTCGAGTAGACTATACCCCAGCCGAATCAACAGGAAGTATGTTTGGGGGTAACTCCAACTGGCGAGGGCCTATCTGGATGCCAATGAATTTCCTATTGATTGACTCCCTGTTGAAGTTTCAATCATACTATGGCAACGACTACGAGGTAGAGTATCCAACCAACTCGGGTAATATGGTGAGTATCAAACATGCCGCTTTGAGCTTGGCCGACAGACTCATCAGAATATTTAGAGAAGATGAAAACGGTCGTCGTCCGATGTACGAAAAATATGAAAAGATGCAAACCGACCCTCACTTCAAGGATTTACTATTATTTTATGAATACTTCCATGGCGACAACGGTAAAGGCTTAGGAGCAGCCCACCAAACAGGTTGGACAGGTCTAGTAGCTGAACTAATACTATCGGTAACAGTTGCTTCCAAATCGGAAATAAAAGAAGTGATATAA